Proteins encoded within one genomic window of Pectobacterium araliae:
- a CDS encoding YlcI/YnfO family protein codes for MATGNNNSKSTKKGIRFPHELIDEIDASVAREKVDNPNANFSAWVLDACGRKLEAEKDDKSKP; via the coding sequence ATGGCTACAGGCAATAACAATAGTAAATCCACTAAAAAGGGAATCCGTTTCCCACACGAACTGATTGATGAAATTGATGCCAGCGTAGCGCGTGAAAAAGTAGACAATCCCAACGCTAATTTTTCTGCGTGGGTATTGGATGCCTGCGGGCGTAAGTTAGAAGCGGAAAAAGACGATAAATCAAAACCGTGA
- a CDS encoding helix-turn-helix transcriptional regulator has protein sequence MNLLDRKILLKKEVKAILRVNSDSSFQEMINAGEFPKGFRVGLRRVGWFEDEVSDWLRQRIAERDQQTETA, from the coding sequence ATGAACCTGTTAGACAGAAAAATCCTGTTAAAGAAAGAAGTGAAAGCCATTCTGCGCGTTAATTCAGACAGCAGCTTTCAGGAAATGATCAATGCCGGAGAATTCCCCAAAGGGTTTCGGGTTGGCTTACGGCGCGTAGGCTGGTTCGAGGATGAAGTTAGCGATTGGTTAAGGCAACGCATTGCCGAACGTGACCAGCAAACCGAAACCGCATAA
- a CDS encoding YejL family protein — MPQSSRYSDEHVEQLLSEMVNVLEKHHAPTDLALMVLGNMVTNLINTSIAPAQRQILAHSFAEALQASIKKADKAH, encoded by the coding sequence ATGCCACAATCATCCCGTTATAGTGACGAACACGTTGAACAGCTGCTGTCTGAGATGGTCAACGTTCTGGAAAAGCACCATGCTCCGACCGATCTTGCTTTGATGGTGCTCGGTAATATGGTGACGAACCTGATTAACACCAGCATCGCACCTGCGCAACGTCAGATTCTGGCGCATTCTTTCGCTGAAGCCCTACAGGCTTCGATTAAAAAAGCCGATAAAGCTCACTAA
- a CDS encoding host cell division inhibitor Icd-like protein, with product MADSQSTQTRLKFQYRFLVLPYSPQEKTFCRLSVEAYSEREARQMLSPCFAFTFSARLPVQEVRHV from the coding sequence ATGGCTGATTCACAGTCTACCCAAACTCGCCTTAAATTTCAGTATCGCTTTCTGGTACTGCCCTACTCTCCGCAGGAAAAAACGTTTTGTCGCCTATCCGTTGAAGCCTATTCAGAGCGGGAAGCACGGCAAATGCTGTCTCCGTGTTTTGCATTTACTTTCTCTGCTCGCCTTCCCGTTCAGGAGGTGCGCCATGTTTGA
- the yejK gene encoding nucleoid-associated protein YejK codes for MSLDIAQIALHQLIKRDEQALEMVLRDSLLSTNTAVEEMMAELHRVYSAKSKAYGLFNEQSELADALRACRKGDEDFLSFSRAATGRLRDELAKYPFAEGGIVLFCQYRYLAVEYLLISVLNSCNSMRVNEQLDISTTHYLDINHADIVARIDLTEWEVNPESTRYLTFLKGRVGRKVSDFFMDFLAAAEGLDTKAQNRGLLKAVDEYCDEAQLDKNERQNYRQQVYSYCNEQLQSGEEIELASLSQELPPLGEKTFQQFSADQGYELEESFPADRGTLRQLTKFAGSGGGISLNFDALLLGERIFWDPATDTLTIKGTPPNLRDQLQRRTSSNKQ; via the coding sequence ATGAGTCTGGATATCGCCCAGATTGCCCTACATCAGCTAATTAAACGTGACGAACAAGCGCTGGAAATGGTGTTGCGTGATTCCCTGCTGTCGACTAATACGGCAGTCGAAGAGATGATGGCTGAACTGCACCGCGTTTACAGCGCCAAGAGTAAAGCCTACGGGCTGTTTAATGAGCAGAGCGAGCTAGCGGATGCGCTTCGCGCTTGTCGAAAAGGGGATGAGGACTTTCTGAGTTTCTCACGCGCGGCGACCGGACGCTTGCGTGATGAACTGGCGAAGTACCCGTTTGCTGAAGGCGGTATCGTGTTGTTCTGCCAGTATCGTTATCTGGCGGTCGAATATTTGTTGATATCTGTGCTCAATAGCTGCAACAGCATGCGAGTTAATGAACAGCTGGATATCAGCACCACGCACTATCTGGATATCAATCATGCCGATATCGTTGCGCGTATCGATTTGACGGAATGGGAAGTTAATCCAGAATCCACTCGCTATCTGACGTTCCTCAAAGGCCGCGTCGGGCGCAAAGTGTCTGACTTTTTCATGGATTTTCTGGCCGCGGCAGAAGGGCTGGACACCAAAGCACAAAACCGTGGCCTGTTGAAAGCGGTTGATGAGTATTGTGATGAGGCGCAGTTGGATAAAAACGAGCGTCAGAATTATCGCCAGCAGGTGTATAGCTATTGTAATGAGCAATTGCAGTCCGGCGAAGAAATTGAGCTGGCATCGCTGTCGCAAGAGTTGCCACCGCTGGGTGAGAAAACTTTTCAACAGTTTTCAGCCGATCAGGGTTATGAGCTGGAAGAGAGCTTCCCCGCCGATCGTGGAACACTGCGCCAGTTGACCAAATTTGCGGGCAGCGGCGGCGGCATTAGCCTAAATTTTGATGCGTTGCTGCTCGGTGAGCGAATTTTCTGGGATCCGGCGACGGATACGTTAACGATTAAGGGCACGCCACCGAATCTGCGCGATCAGTTACAGCGTCGGACGAGCAGCAATAAGCAATAG
- the yejM gene encoding LPS biosynthesis-modulating metalloenzyme YejM, with the protein MVTNRQRYREKVSQMISWGHWFALFNILLTLGLGSRYLFVADWPISLFGRIYALVSWLGHFSFIVFAAYLLIIFPLTFIVMSQRLLRFLSAALATTGLTILLVDVEVFTRFHLHLNSTVWELVVNPGQGEIARDWQWMFIGIPLIFMVEMLFGTWSWQKLRSLNRRHFGKPLAGVFISAFFASHLMYIWADANFYRPITMQRANLPLSYPMTARRFLEKHGLLDAQEYQRRLTQQGNPEAITVEYPLNGITFRDGGSGYNLLMVMIDDTPPDAIQNRMPNLSRFAAENVRFSDHYDSGSQPDAALFNLFYGLSTTYMDGILSARKPSALIAALNQQGYQFGLFSANGFNSPLYRQALLSDFSLPTPQPQSGDTIITQWQEWLNLDNSPAPWFSYVELSSAPKTADGKGAEPNGRMNIQGVDRQIGQIIHTLQEKNILNNTVVIVTTAQNQNANTNNTTRFARTQWQTPLVVHWPNTPAQTITKMTDNKDVMTTLMQRLLHVKNSTDDYSQGEDLFSAQRRYPWLINGNGGTLLITTQDQLIVLESNGNYRAYDMEGNRLNDEKPQLALLLQVLTNERRFIAN; encoded by the coding sequence ATGGTAACCAACCGTCAGCGCTACCGCGAAAAAGTCTCCCAGATGATCAGTTGGGGACACTGGTTCGCCTTATTCAACATTTTGCTCACTTTGGGGCTGGGTAGCCGCTACCTATTTGTTGCCGATTGGCCGATCTCCCTGTTCGGCCGAATTTATGCGCTGGTTAGCTGGCTCGGTCATTTTAGTTTTATCGTCTTTGCCGCCTATCTGCTGATCATCTTCCCGCTCACGTTTATTGTGATGTCTCAGCGCCTGCTACGGTTCTTGTCTGCAGCACTGGCAACGACTGGGCTAACAATACTGTTAGTCGATGTTGAAGTCTTTACACGTTTTCACCTGCATCTTAACAGCACCGTTTGGGAGCTTGTCGTCAACCCAGGTCAGGGGGAAATTGCCCGCGACTGGCAGTGGATGTTCATCGGCATTCCATTGATTTTCATGGTGGAAATGCTGTTCGGCACGTGGAGTTGGCAAAAATTACGTAGTCTGAATCGCCGCCATTTTGGTAAACCGCTGGCGGGCGTTTTCATCTCGGCGTTCTTTGCGTCGCACCTGATGTACATCTGGGCCGATGCGAATTTCTATCGTCCGATTACCATGCAGCGCGCTAACCTACCGCTATCGTATCCGATGACGGCACGACGGTTTCTGGAAAAACATGGCCTGCTGGATGCGCAGGAATATCAGCGTCGGTTAACGCAGCAAGGTAACCCTGAGGCGATAACCGTGGAGTACCCGCTGAATGGCATCACTTTCCGCGATGGCGGCAGCGGCTATAACCTGCTGATGGTGATGATCGACGATACACCGCCTGACGCCATACAAAACAGGATGCCGAACCTGTCGCGTTTCGCGGCAGAAAACGTACGTTTCAGCGATCATTATGACTCAGGTTCTCAGCCAGACGCCGCCTTGTTTAATCTGTTTTACGGCCTCTCGACGACCTATATGGATGGCATCCTGAGTGCGCGAAAACCCTCCGCATTGATCGCAGCATTAAACCAGCAGGGCTACCAGTTTGGGCTATTTTCAGCGAATGGCTTCAACAGCCCGCTCTACCGTCAGGCGTTGCTTTCTGATTTCTCCTTGCCTACACCGCAGCCGCAAAGCGGCGATACTATCATCACGCAGTGGCAAGAATGGCTCAATCTCGATAATAGTCCAGCGCCGTGGTTCTCTTATGTTGAACTCAGCAGCGCACCGAAAACCGCAGATGGCAAAGGTGCTGAGCCTAACGGTCGCATGAATATTCAGGGCGTTGACCGCCAGATTGGGCAAATCATTCACACCCTACAGGAAAAAAACATCCTGAATAACACGGTTGTCATCGTGACAACTGCACAAAACCAGAATGCTAATACCAACAACACGACACGTTTTGCCCGTACCCAGTGGCAAACGCCGCTCGTTGTTCACTGGCCGAACACGCCTGCGCAGACCATTACCAAAATGACGGACAACAAAGACGTCATGACCACACTAATGCAGCGCCTGCTCCACGTTAAAAACAGTACGGATGATTATTCGCAGGGCGAAGATCTGTTCTCTGCCCAACGACGCTACCCGTGGTTGATTAACGGTAACGGCGGCACGTTGCTCATCACAACGCAGGATCAGCTCATCGTATTGGAAAGCAACGGCAACTACCGGGCTTACGACATGGAAGGAAATCGGCTGAATGATGAAAAACCGCAGCTTGCTTTACTCTTGCAGGTACTAACGAACGAAAGGCGCTTTATTGCTAACTAA
- a CDS encoding integrase domain-containing protein, translating to MAIQAKPLTNTEVKAAKAIDKELSLHDGGGLLLFVKPSGTKTWRFRYYHPQTKKRTTLTFGSYPAISLADARQMREAAKALLEKNIDPQFHQQQQREQEQAINLNTFAKVSADWYEVKKSQPLAENTIKDIWRSLEKYVFPFIGTLPITQLTARHFITALEPIQASGKLETVKRVSQRINEVMDYAVNSGLIPANPAAKIRKAFQTPVKTHMPTIRPEALPGLMKTLSVASIELQTRLLIEWQLLTVTRPAEAAETRWSEINLTDNTWTIPAGRMKMRRDHVIPLPPQALAILDAMKPISGHREYLFPSSKDPKQPMNSQTANAALRRMGYKGVLVSHGLRAIFSTAANEEGFPPDVIEAALAHVDTNEVRRAYNRSTYLEQRKILMCWWGEFVETAATGKVMASEGARGLRAVNG from the coding sequence ATGGCAATTCAGGCAAAGCCCCTCACAAACACGGAAGTCAAAGCTGCTAAAGCAATAGACAAAGAATTGTCGCTACATGATGGTGGCGGTCTGCTACTGTTCGTCAAACCTTCCGGCACAAAGACATGGCGTTTTCGCTATTACCACCCACAAACTAAAAAGCGCACTACGCTGACGTTTGGTAGCTATCCGGCAATTTCTTTGGCTGATGCAAGGCAAATGCGGGAAGCCGCAAAAGCGCTCTTAGAAAAAAATATCGATCCGCAATTCCACCAGCAACAGCAGCGCGAACAAGAGCAAGCCATCAACCTGAACACGTTCGCCAAAGTTTCCGCCGACTGGTACGAAGTGAAAAAGTCTCAACCGCTGGCCGAGAACACCATTAAAGATATCTGGCGCTCGCTGGAAAAATACGTGTTCCCGTTCATCGGAACCTTACCGATCACCCAGCTTACCGCTCGTCACTTCATCACCGCGTTGGAACCGATACAGGCCAGCGGCAAACTGGAAACCGTCAAACGGGTAAGCCAGCGAATCAACGAGGTGATGGATTATGCGGTTAACTCCGGGCTGATTCCTGCAAATCCCGCCGCCAAGATCCGCAAAGCGTTTCAGACGCCGGTGAAAACCCATATGCCGACCATTCGGCCAGAGGCATTACCTGGCTTGATGAAAACGCTATCGGTCGCCAGCATTGAGTTACAGACCCGCTTATTGATTGAATGGCAGCTACTCACCGTTACCCGCCCTGCCGAAGCCGCTGAAACCCGCTGGAGCGAGATAAACCTTACAGATAACACCTGGACGATCCCCGCTGGCCGTATGAAGATGCGTCGTGATCACGTTATTCCCCTACCCCCGCAGGCATTAGCTATTCTGGACGCCATGAAACCCATCAGCGGACACCGTGAATACCTGTTTCCTTCCAGTAAAGACCCTAAGCAGCCGATGAACAGCCAGACCGCTAACGCCGCATTGCGCCGTATGGGTTACAAAGGTGTGCTGGTGTCTCATGGCCTACGCGCCATATTCAGCACTGCCGCCAATGAAGAAGGCTTCCCGCCAGATGTGATTGAAGCCGCCCTCGCCCACGTTGACACCAACGAAGTGCGCCGCGCCTATAACCGATCCACTTATCTGGAACAGCGCAAAATATTGATGTGCTGGTGGGGTGAATTTGTCGAAACAGCCGCAACGGGAAAAGTGATGGCGTCAGAAGGAGCCAGAGGATTGCGCGCAGTTAATGGCTAA
- the rplY gene encoding 50S ribosomal protein L25, with protein MITIKAEARQGQGKGASRRLRSAGKFPAIVYGGSEAPVSIELDHDSVKNQEVKEGFYGETVILSIDGKEIQVKVQAVQRHVYKPKLTHIDFVRV; from the coding sequence ATGATTACTATCAAAGCAGAAGCACGTCAAGGTCAGGGTAAGGGTGCGAGCCGCCGCCTGCGTTCAGCTGGTAAATTCCCAGCCATCGTTTACGGTGGTTCAGAAGCACCAGTATCTATCGAGCTGGATCACGATTCAGTAAAAAACCAAGAAGTGAAAGAAGGCTTCTACGGTGAAACAGTGATCCTGTCTATCGATGGTAAAGAAATTCAAGTTAAAGTTCAGGCTGTACAACGTCACGTTTACAAGCCAAAACTGACTCACATCGACTTCGTTCGCGTTTAG